CATTTCCGCAGGAAACAAGGGGTGTACGGCATTTGGGGTGTCGGAGAACTGCTCCGAACCGGTCTACCCGTTCCGGTTACGCCTCGATCCTGTTTGCGGATCTCAAGCGGGCGAAGCTGCGGGCGAGGAGCCTTGACACGTGCATCTGGGAGACGCCGAGCTCCTGACTGATCTGGGACTGGGTCAAGTTGCTGTAGTAGCGCAGCATCAGGATCCGCTGCTCCCGTTCGGGCAGCTGGACGAGCAGGTGGCGGACGAGGTCGCGGTGCTCGACGCCGGCCAGGGCGGGGTCCTCGTAGCCGAGCCGGTCGAGCAGTCCGGGCAGCCCGTCGCCCTCCTGTGCGGCCTCCAGGGAGGTGGCGTGGTACGAGCGGCCGGCCTCGATGCAGGCGAGCACCTCGTCCTCGCCGATCCGCAGCCGCTCGGCGATCTCCGCGGTCGTGGGGGAGCGGCCGTGAGCGGTCGTCAGGTCCTCGGTGGCGCCGTTCACCTGGACCCAGAGCTCGTGCAGCCGGCGCGGCACGTGCACGGTCCGGACGTTGTCGCGGAAGTACCGCTTGATCTCGCCGACGACGGTCGGCATCGCGAAGGTGGGGAACTGCACGCCGCGGTCGGGGTCGAAGCGGTCGATGGCGTTGATGAGGCCGATGGTGCCGACCTGGACGACGTCCTCCATCGGCTCGTTGCGGGAGCGGAAGCGGGCCGCCGCGTACCGCACGAGCGGCAGGTTGGCCTCGATGAGGGCCCCGCGCACCCGGTGGTGCTCGGGGGTGCCGGGCTCCAGGTCCTTGAGCTGCCCGAAGAGCACCTGGGTGAGGGCGCGGGTGTCGGCGCCGCGGCTGCTCTGGGGCCGGGGGCGCGGGGTGTCCACGGCTCCGCCCGCCTCGTGCTGGGGCGGGACCTGAGGTGCTGTACTGGCCGGCACGTTCACGCCACCCCTTTGGCTGGTCTTGCTGGTCGACTGGGTAACTGGGTCACTGGGTCAACTACGGTCAACTCATCCGTCAAAAGCGGTCATAGCATCACAAGACATGTCCACTGTGTGCAAGCACCGCATAGTCACGTGTTGAGGGCATGTTGGCGGAAAAAGGGGAGGTCACGCACGGAAAAGGCCCCCCGCCGCGACGGCAGGGGGCCCCGGTACGAGCGAGGACTAGAAGGCGTAGTCCGCGATGACCCAGGTGGCGAACTCGCGCCACTGGGCGACGCCCGCCTGGTGCGCCGGGTGGTCCAGATAGCGCTGGAGCGCGTCCGTGTCCTCGACGGCCGAGTTGATGGCGAAGTCGTACGCGATCGGCCGGTCCGTGATGTTCCAGTCGCACTCCCAGAACTTCAGCTCCGGGATCTGCCCGCCGAGCGCGCGGAACGCCTCGACACCGGCGACCACGCGCGGCTCGTCGCGCTTGACGCCGTCGTTGAGCTTGAAGAGGACCAGGTGGCGGATCACGGAGAGCTCCTAATTGATGAGTTCGGTCATGAACTGACCGACTCCCTGGGCTGCGCTGGAAATGCCCTCGAACCCTACCTGCACCAGATCGGCCGCCCGGGCCGGGGAGGTGACGATCGTGTACACGATAAAGACCATGACCGCGTACAGCGCGACCTTCTTCGCCTGCGCCACTGCCCCGCCCTCCCCAGTTCCCCCGCCCGTACGACCGCGCCACTCTAACCGAGCCCTTATGGACCAAGGGCCCTGCGATCCGGGCCTTTCGCCGCCACACGGAAGGGTGACGGGCGAGCAGTATGGATGTCGAGCCCGGCGGATCTGGCAGGAATCGGCGGGGCTCGAAGGAACCGGCCCGCACTGCGGGGTCCGTGCCGCGGGCTTCCCCCCTGAACGCGGCGCAGGACTTGCCGGACCGGTTCTCGTCGGGGGGAGCGGCTTGTCCCCCCGATGCCGTTCCCCCCGTCCTGCGTGAGAAGGCCCCGGCCGCGCGACGAGCGCGGACCGGGGCCTTTCGCGTACGAGTCCCGTACGGGTCCGGTACGGAGGGGAGATACGCCGAAGGGCCCGGCGCTTGATGCGTCGGGCCCTTCGATCGAAGCGGTAGCGGAGGGATTTGAACCCTCGGTGACTTGCGCCACACTCGCTTTCGAGGCGAGCTCCTTCGGCCGCTCGGACACGCTACCGAGAGAGAGCTTAGCCCAAAGTTCCGCTGCGATGAAATCCGTATCCCGTCGCAGGTCAGCGGGTGCGGAAGAAGGCCGTCAACTGGGCCGCGCACTCCTCGCCGAGGACGCCCTGGATCACCTCGGGGCGGTGGTTGAGCCGACGGTCCCGTACGAGGTCCCAGAGCGAACCGGTCGCGCCCGCCTTCTCGTCGAGCGCCCCGAACACCACCCGCTCGACGCGCGACTGGACGAGTGCGCCCGCGCACATCACGCACGGCTCCAGGGTCACGACCAGCGTGCAGCCCGTCAGCCGCCACTCGCCGGTCGCCGCGGCGGCCCGGCGCAGGGCGAGCACCTCGGCGTGCGCGGTGGGGTCGCCGGTGGCCTCCCGCTCGTTGTGCGCGCGGGCGATCACCGCGCCGTCCGGGCCGAGCACGACCGCGCCGACCGGTACGTCACCGGCCGGCGCGGCCGCATCGGCCTCGGCGATGGCGAGCCGCATGGCCTCCCGCCAGGGGTCCCGCACGGGGTCGGGCGCCGCGTTCGGGCCGGCGTCCCGTACGGAGTCGGATGCCGCGCCCGGTTCGGGGTTCCGTACGGCGTCCGGGCCGGCGTCCCGTACGGGGTCGGGAACGGCGTCCCGCACGGGATCGGGCGCCGCGCCCGGGTCGGGGTTCGGTACGGGGTCGGGAACGGCGGCCGGCGTCGCACCGGTCGGCCGCTCGGGAACAGGTACTGCAGGGGTCACTAGCGGACGGCCTCCAGGACCTCGGCGGCGCCCAGCGCGTCCGCGATCTCCGCGAGCGCGTCGCTGTCGAGGGCCAGCAGGTCCTCCGCCGACATCCCGAGGTCCGCCAGGATCAGCCGGTCGCCCACCGGGGCGGCCGGGACGGCCTCGGCGGCGACGGAGCCCGCCTCGTCGTCCTCGTCGGCGTCGAGCGGCTCCCCGTCCTCGGTGCCGTCCAGGTCCAGGTCGTCGAGGTCGTCGACCAGGTCGTCCAGGTCGTCACCGAGGAGCTCCCGGGTGAGCATCTCCCCGTACGAGGAACGGGCGGCGGCGGCCCCGTCCGAGACGTAGATGCGAGGGTCTTCCTCACCCTCGATCCGGACGATCCCGAACCACGCGTCCTCCTGCTCGATGAAGACGATCACCGTGTCGTCGTCCGAGGCCTCACGGGCGAGCTCGGCCAGATCCGACAGGGTCTCCACGTCGTCGAGCTCCGTGTCGCTCGCTTCCCACCCGTCTTCGGTGCGCGCGAGCAGTGCGGCGAAGTACACCTGACTCTCTCCCACTGATCAGAGGTGTGACGTTCCGGCGGCGCGAGCCTGATGCCCCGCCCAATCGGCATCGTGACAGATACGACGCCGTCTGGAGAGGTCTTCGGCTCTTGCGTCGTGCATCAGTCTGAACGACCCCGCGATCGGGTGGGCGTGCGACCCCGGCGCACGGAGGGGGCGCACAACGGATCATCCGCCCGGTGCGTCGGACCTCACCAGCGGAAGGTCCGCATGCGCATCGCCTGGCGCATCCGGGCGGCCCGGGCGCGTCGCGGCTGCACCCGTTCGCGCAGCGCCTTGGCCTCGTTCAGCTCGCGGAGGAACTGGGCGCGGCGCCTGCGGCGCTCCGCGTCGGTCTCCGGTCCCGCCGGCGCCCGGGCCGCCCCCTCGGCGGCTTCCTCGGCCGGTTCTTCCAGGTCGGGCATGGGCCACACCACCCCATCGCTGGGTCCCTGTGCCCCCACTTTCCCCCAGCGCCATGGGTCGACGCCAGTGCGCGGCGGGCTACTGTTGAGTCATGCGTCTCCACGTCGTCGACCACCCCTTGGTCGCCCACAAGCTCACCACCCTGCGCGACAAGCGCACGGACTCCGCGACCTTCCGCCGTCTCGCCGACGAGCTGGTCACCCTGCTCGCCTACGAGGCCACCAGGGACGTGCGGACCGAGCAGGTCGACATCGAGACCCCCGTCACGCCCACGACCGGCGTGAAGCTGTCGCACCCGCGTCCGCTGGTGGTCCCGATCCTGCGGGCCGGGCTCGGCATGCTCGACGGCATGGTCCGGCTGCTCCCGACGGCCGAGGTCGGCTTCCTCGGCATGATCCGCAACGAGGAGACGCTGGAGGCGTCGACCTACGCCACGCGGATGCCGGAGGACCTCTCGGGCCGCCAGGTGTACGTCCTGGACCCGATGCTGGCGACCGGCGGCACGCTGGTCGCGGCGATCCAGGAGCTCATCAAGCGCGGCGCCGACGACGTGACCGCGGTCGTGCTCCTCGCCGCCCCGGAGGGCGTCGAGGTCATGGAGCGCGAGCTCGCGGGCACGCCGGTGACCGTCGTGACGGCCTCGGTCGACGAGCGGCTCAACGAGAACGGCTACATCGTCCCGGGCCTGGGCGACGCGGGCGACCGCATGTACGGCTCCGCGGAGTAGAAGTCCTCAGCACTTTCCGGTCGGTACGGGCGCGGGCTTGGTCAGGGCGACCAGGGCCGCGTCCGCCGTCGCTTTCGGGGACAGCGTCTTGAACGCGGTTCCGATGATCAGGTCCACATCCGGCGTGGCCCGTGTGTCGGCCTTGCTCGTGGTGCCCGCGAGCTGGGTGCCGAGGACCGGGAGGGCGCCCTTGACGGCCGCGGGCGCGCCGAGCAGCAGGCCGGTGCCCGGGACCTTCTTGTCGTAGGCGACGGGTGCGTTGCCCACCTTGCCGATCTTGAAGCCGCGCTTCTTCAGCTCGTCCGCGGTCGTCTTGGCGAGCCCGCTGCGCGGGGTCGCGTTGTAGACGTTGACCGTGATCTGCGCGGGCTTGGGGAAGGCGGCGGCGGGCGCGGTGGTCGGCTTGGGCGCGGGCTTGCAGTCGGCCTGCTTCCCGGCCGTCGTCTTCGTCCCCCCGTCACCGGAGAAGACGTCGACGAGCTGCAGCGTCCCCCAGCCGGCCGCGCCGAGCACGACCACGGCAGCGGCGGACGCGAGGACGATCCTGCGCCGGCGGTGGGGGCGGCGCATGCGGGGGTAGACATCCCCCGTAATGCGGTACTTACCGCCCATGCCGGGGGGAGTGAGCATGCTCATGAACGCAGCGTAATGCCGCCCGTCGGCGATGCCTACTTGATGATCATGTGATCGCGTCCGGATGGGGGCGAACTGACCCCGAAAGGATCAGTCGGCCGGGGTGCCCGAGGGCTCAGTCGAGTTCCAGGACGCGGGCGTGCAGCACCTGGCGCTGCTGGAGCGCCGCGCGGACGGCGCGGTGCAGTCCGTCCTCGAGGTAGAGGTCGCCCTGCCACTTCACGACGTGCGCGAAGAGGTCGCCGTAGAAGGTGGAGTCCTCGGCGAGCAGGGTCTCCAGGTCCAGCTGGCCCTTGGTGGTCACCAGCTGGTCGAGGCGGACCGGGCGCGGGGCGACGTCCGCCCACTGCCGGGTGCTTTCCCGGCCGTGGTCGGGATACGGCTTTCCGTTTCCGATGCGCTTGAAGATCACACGGAAAGCCTACCGGGCGAGCGGCTCCCGGCGCAGCCACGCGGGGGCAGTGGGATGCTGGTGCGAACCGTGACAAAAGGGAAATTGGGGTGCCGTCATGAGCGCGAGCGAGCAGCCGCCGACCCCCGGAACGGCCGGGACGCCCCCCGCCTCTCCGGCCGGGCCCGCCGCCGAGATCGCCGCCGGGTACGCCTTCGAAGGACCCGCACTCGAACTGGGGGCCCTGCTCTGGGACGGCGTCTGTCACCCGGACGCGCGCATCCGCATCCCGCTGCCCGTACTGAACCGGCACGGCCTCGTCGCCGGAGCCACCGGCACCGGCAAGACGAAGACGCTCCAGCTGATCGCCGAGCAGCTGTCGGCGAACGGCGTGCCGGTCTTCCTCGCCGACATCAAGGGCGACGTCTCCGGCGTCTCGGCCCCCGGCCAGGACGGCGAGAGGGTCAGGCAGCGGGCCGCCGAGGTCGGCCAGGAGTGGCGGGCGCGCGGCTTCCCCTGCGAGTTCTACGGGCTCGGCGGCACCGGCCCCGGCATCCCGGTCCGCGCGACGGTCACCAGCTTCGGCCCGGTGCTGCTCTCCAAGGTGCTCCGGCTCAACCAGACGCAGGAGCAGTCCCTCGGCCTGATCTTCCACTACGCCGACTCCAAGGGCCTGGAGCTGATCGACCTCAAGGACCTGCGGGCGGTGGTGGCCTTCCTGGTCTCGGACACGGGGAAGGCCGAGCTCAAGGGGATCGGCGGCCTCTCCACGGTCACGGCGGGGGTGATCCTGCGGTCGATCACGGCCTTCGAGCAGCAGGGCGCGGCGGGCTTCTTCGGGGAGCCGGAGTTCGACACGGGCGAGCTCCTGCGGACGGCGGCGGACGGGCGCGGGATCGTCTCGGTCCTGGAGCTGCCGGCCGTGCAGGACAAGCCGCAGCTGTTCTCGACCTTCCTGATGTGGATGCTGGCGGACCTCTTCAACGACCTGCCCGAGGTCGGCGACCTCGACAAACCGAAGCTGGTCTTCTTCTTCGACGAGGCGCACCTGCTCTTCAGCGGGGCGTCGAAGGCGTTCCTGGAGTCGATCACGCAGACGGTGCGGCTGATCCGCTCGAAGGGCATCGGGGTCTTCTTCGTGACGCAGACCCCGAAGGACGTCCCCTCGGACGTGCTCGGGCAGCTCGGCAACCGGGTGCAGCACGCGCTGCGCGCCTTCACCCCGGACGACGCGAAGGCCCTGAAGGCGACGGTGCGGACCTTCCCGAACTCGCCGTACGACCTGGAGGAGGTGCTGACCGGCCTCGGCACGGGCGAGGCGGTGGTCACCGTACTGAGCGAGAAGGGCGCGCCGACGCCGGTGGCGGCGACCCGGCTGCGGGCCCCCGAGTCGCTGATGGGGCCGGTGGACGCGGCGGCCCTGGACGCGGCGGTGAAGGCTTCGCCGCTGTACGGGCGGTACGCGGAGGCGGTGGACCGGGAGTCGGCGTACGAGAGGCTGACCGCCGAGCAGCGGGCGGCGGAGGCGGCGGCGCTCCGGGCCGCCGAGGAGAAGGAAGCGGCGAGGGCCCCCGCTCCGAAGAGTCGGAAGGAGGAGCCCTCGCTCGCCGAACAGGTGGTGGGCAGCGGGATCTTCAAGTCCCTGGCCCGGTAGGTCGGGACCCAGCTGGGCCGGGAGATCAGCCGCTCGCTCTTCGGGACGGCCCGCCGGAGGCGGTAGCTACTGCGTCACCTCGTCGTGGTCGCCGTGCAGGCCGCCGCCGCTGCCCGCGTCGCCGGTGGTCGGGACGGAGACGACCGGCTTGCGCAGGGAGGAGAGGTCGTGGGCGTAGGTGCCCACGGCGTTGGCGATGACGTCGATGTTCACGTCGAAGGCCGTCATGTCGATGTTGCTGATGTCGTCGCCCTTGGCGTGGTAGTTCACGTCGTACGCGACGCCCGCCGTGCCGCCGAACTTGGCGGCCTGGGCAGGGGTCTTGATGCCCTCGGCGCCGGTGAAGGTGCCGCCGGAGGGGATGCCGACCGCGATGAACGGGCCGTAGTCGGAGCGGCCGGTGAAGTCGGTGCCCTCGTGCGGGGCCCCGCTCCTGTCCATGAAGTCGGTGATGTCGCGCTCCAGTTGGGCGGATCCCTCGGGGCCGGCGCCCGCGCCGACGCCGTCCGAGTTGTCGCCGTCGTACACGAACAGGCCGTAGTTCGGCGAGGCGATCATGTCGAAGTTGAGGTAGAGCTTGATCTCCTTCTTGTCGAGCGCGGTGAGGCTGTCGACGTAGTGCTCGGAGCCGAGGAGGCCGACCTCCTCCGCCGACCACCAGGCGAAGCGGATCTTGTTGCGGACCTTGTCCTTGGACCTGGCGAGCTCCAGGGCGGTCTGCAGGAGACCGGCGGAACCGGAGCCGTTGTCGTTGATGCCGGGGCCCGCGGTGACGGAGTCGAGGTGGGAGCCGAGCATGACGGTGTTGGCGGCGTTGCCGCCCCTGGTCTCCGCGATGACGTTGTTGGTGGAACGCTTCTCCTGGAGCTGGCGGATCTCGAAGGAGAGCGAGACCGGGCCCTTGGCGAGGTCGGCGGCGAGCTGCGTGCCCTCGGCCAGGCTGATGCCGCCGGTGGGGATCGCGCCGGAGGCCGGGTCGCCGAGGGTGCCGGAGAGGGCGCCGTCGACGTTGTTGTAGACGATCGCGCCGGCGGCGCCGGCCGCGGCGGCGTTCTGCTGCTTGACCGCGAAGGTGCAGCCGCCGCGCTTGATCAGCGCGATCTTCCCGGTGAAGGTGCCGGAGGCGAAGTCGCCCGGCTCGCAGCCGGTGGTTCCGTCGGCGTCGACGGGCACGGCCGCGAGCTCGGCGGTGATGCCGCCGACCGGGGTGGACTTCGTGTACGTCATCGCCTTGATGCCGAGCGTCCGGGGCGCGGGCGCGACGACGGAGGCCTTCTCGGCGAGCGTCTCGGTGTAGACGAAGTCGAACTGCTGGTACCGGACGTCGTACCCGGCCTTCTTGAGCTGCGTGTACACATAAGCGGCCGAGGCGTCGTGGCCGAGCGTGCCGGCCGCGCGGTTGCCGCGGGCGGAGTCGGCTATCGCCTGGAACTTCTGCAGGTGCTTGTAGGCGTCCTGGGCGGTGGTTTCGCGGACCAGCTTCTTCGCCAGCCGTGCGGCGTCGCGGGCGGGTGCGGCGGCCGGGTCCTGTCCCGCGGTGGCGGGGGAGGCGAGGACCAGCGGGGTGGCGAGGGCGGCGGCGGCGAGGATGGCCGCGGCTCGGCGCTGGGATGCGTTCACAGAAGTCCCTTCCCGGTACGGACGAGGTTGAGGGGAAGTTAGCGATCGTGGGGGCATTCTGTGAACAGATCTGCCGCAATTCCTGTCAGGTCGAACAGGAATGAAATGTGGAATTATCAATTCCCGCCCGTTCGGCCGTATTCAGCCCTTCGTGGAGCCGTTCTTCGCGAAGCGGTCCAGGGCCGCCAGGATCAGCCCCCCGGTCTCCTCGCCGCCCAGGTGCCCCGACCTCTCCACCACGTGCAGCTCGGCGTCCGGCCAGGCGCGGGCCAGTTCCCAGGCGGTGGTGAGCGGCCCGCCCATGTCGAGCCGGCCGTGGATCAGGACCCCGGGGATGCCGGCGAGCCGGTGCGCGTCGCGGATCAGCGCGCCCTCCTCCAGGAAGGCGCCGTGCGCGAAGTAGTGCGAGCAGATCCGGACGAAGCCGAGCCGGGTGTCGTCGACCCGGTCGGTGTACGGGGTGCCCATGCCCTCCGGCGAGAGGACCGCGTCCTCCCAGGCGCACCAGTCGGCCGCCGCCTTCTCCCGTACGGCCCGGTCGGGGTGGTTCATCCGGGCCGCGTACTCCCCGACCAGGTCCGCCGCGTGCTCCGCCCCCGCGCGGAAGCGCTCGTGGGCCTCGGGGAAGAAGCGGCCGACGCCCTCGTACAGCCAGGCGGTCTCGGAGCGGCGGGTCGTCGTGACGGCCGCAATCACGATCTCCGAGACGCGCTCGGGGTACGCCTCCGCGTACGCCAGGATCAGCGTCGAGCCCCAGGACCCGCCGTACAGCAGCCACTTCTCGACCCCGAGGTGCTCCCGCAGCCGCTCCATGTCGGCCACCAGGTGCGCGGTGGTGTTCACGGACAGGTCGGCGGCCGGGTCGCTCGCGTGCGGGGTGGAGCGCCCGCAGCCGCGCTGGTCGAAGAGGACGATCCGGTACGCCTCCGGGTCGAACCAGCGCCGGCTGCCCGGGGATGAGCCGGAGCCCGGCCCGCCGTGCACGACGAGCGCGGGCTTGCCGTCCGGGTTCCCGGAGACCTCCCAGTGGATGCGGTTGCCGTCGCCCACGTCGAGCAGGCCCTGGTCGTACGGTGCGGTCACGGGATGCATCCGGCCGACGCTACTGGTCCAAGGGCCGCTGGGCAGCCTGTTTTCCGGCCCGCTCACGGCCCTTACGGGTTCACATTTCCCCGCACCCGTACGGTCGGGTCCTCGCACCACTCAAGGACCGAGGGCCACTCCCCGTACCCCGAGTCGGGGTTGAGGTGCTCGCCGTCCGGTACGAGGTCCAGGTCGAGGCCGAGCGGGATGCCGTAGTGCAGGTCGGCGCCCTCGGGGCAGTACGGGTCCCCGTCCCCGTACACGAGCCGCGCCTTGAGTCCCGCCTCCGTCAGGTCGAGGCCGTCGGCGAAGGCGGCGATCTCCGGGATCGAGGCGGTGACCTGCGGGGAGGGCGGGGCGACCAGGAGGACCCGGTCGGCATCGGGCCGCCGCGCCCCGGCGCGCAGCCAGAGCAGCACCGACAGGCTGTGCGCGAGGACCACGAACTCGCCCTCGGCCGGGCGCTGCCCGTGCTCCTCCAGGGCGTCGAGCCAGGCGTCGAGGTCGGGCGCGTCCGGCGCGGGCAGCTGGGGGTAGCGGACCTCGTGGCCGCGCTCGCGCAGCTGCCCGGCGAGCCAGTGCTGCCAGTGGGCGGGCGGGCGGCGGTTCTGGAAGCCGTGCAGGATCAAGTACGTGGTCATGGCGTGATCTTGCGCCGCCGGGGGCCCGCCGGTCCACCATCCGCCACGGACGGGCCCCGGCTCCGCAGGGTCAGCGGCTCCCGCACACTGCCTTAGCTACGCAGGGTCAGCAGCTCCCGCACGCCGGCCTTGAGCCGGTCGGCCGGCAGTTCCTGCTCGACCGTCAGGTGGTGCATGACGTCGGGCGAGAACGGTGCGAGCGCCAGGTGCGCGAGGAGCGTGCTGTCGCTGCCCGGCCTGAGCCGGCCGATGAGCAGGGCCATGTGCGTGTGCATCACCCGGTAGGCGCCGCTGTGGTAGCGGGCGCGGGGCGCGGCGGAGTGGGCCGCGAGCAGCAGGGCGCGCTGCGAGGCGACCCGGTCGACGAGCGCGTCGAGGAAGGCGTCGAGCCGTTCGGCGGCGGGGGCGCCGGGGCCCAGCGGGGGAGGTCCGCTCATGTACGCCTCCTGGAACAGGCGCTCGCGCTCGTCGAGGAGCGCCCACAGGAGCTGGGAGACGTCGCCGAAGCGGCGGTAGACGGTGCCGACGCCGATGCCGCTGGCGTGGGCGACCTGGTTCATGGTGACGGCGTCGGGGCCTTCCTCGGCGACGATCCGGGCGGCCGCGTCGAGGATGCGGCGCCGGTTGCGGGCCGCGTCGGCGCGCTCGGGGGCGGGGGCGTCGACGGTGGGGAGCAGGCTGAGTACCGGCACCGCCGCACCGTCTCCGGACCGGTCTCGGGACCGGTCTCCGGACTGGGGGTTCTCCGTGCTCATCTGCCGACTCCTGTTCGCTGAGCCCCGTTCCCCCGTCGGTCGCTTTCTGATGCGAGCATACCTGTTGCCCTTGCGAAACGGATAGCAATCCGCTTAACCTCGAAGGCGTGGAAGCGGAAAGCAATCCGCTTCGCTCGTCGAGTTCGGCTGAGGAGAGTCCGCCATGTCCGTCAAGGTCGCCGTCATCTACTACTCGGCCACGGGTTCCGTCCATCAGCTCGCCCAGGCCGTCGCCGAGGGCGCCGAGAAGGCCGGTGCCGAGGTGCGCCTGCGCCGGGTGCCCGAGCTCGCCCCCGACGCCGCCATCGACGCGAACCCGGCCTGGCGCGCCCACGTGGACGCCACCGGCGACGTCGAGATCGCCACGCTCGACGACCTGGAGTGGGCGGACGCGTACGCGCTCGGCTCCCCCACCCGCTTCGGCAACGTCTCGGCGCAGCTGAAGCAGTACGTCGACACGACGGGCGGCCTCTGGCAGCGGGGCGTCATGGCGGACAAGCCCGCGACCGCCTTCACCAGTGCCCACAACGTCCACGGCGGAAACGAGTCGACGCTGCTCGCGCTCTACAACACCTTCCACCACTGGGGTTCGGTCATCGTCTCGCCCGGCTTCACGGACCCGGCGGTCTACGCGGCCGGCGGCAACCCGTACGGCACCGCCCACCCGGGTGCGAACGGCGCCCCGGCGGAGGAGGTCCTCGCGGCCGCCCGCTACCAGGGCGCGCGCCTGACCCGCATCGCCAAGCGCCTGCAGGGCCTGGCGGACGACTGATGTCCTGACCGCCGTCCGCTGGGACAGGAGTGCCCCCGGGGGAAACCCCCGGGGGCACTCTGCTTTTCGTTGCTTTTCGTTCCGGGCCGGTTCTAGGCCAGCGAGAGGAAGAGCTTCTCGAGCCGGGCCCGCATCGCCTCGGGGTCCTCGCCGTTCTTGCGGCCGCCCTCGATGTCGGTCAGGCACTGCTGGAGCCCGGTCGCGATGATCGCGAACCCGGCCCGGTCGAGGGCCCGGGAGGCGGCGGCCAGCTGGGTGACGACCTCCTCGCAGTCCCGCCCTTCCTCGATCATCCGGATCACGCCGGAGATCTGGCCCTGGGCCCGGCGCAGCCGGTTCAGGACGGCCTTGAGCTCGGCGCCCGCGAGATCGAGTTCCACTGTGACCCACTCCTCCACAGATACCCCAGGGGGTAATTTACTCCCCGACGCGGGGTTCCGTCGAAGACCAAGGATGACACCTGTCAGGGCGCGTAGCGGCGGAGGAACATCTCCACCCCGTCCACGACGAGCCGCTCGCTCAGCTCCTCGGTGAGCTCCGTCCCGTACTGCTCGAAGACCATCTGTGGGAAGACGAGCAGCGAGTACAGCTGGAGGACCGCGACCTCCAGGTCCGGGATCGCGAGCCGACCCCGGTCGGCGAGGGCGCGCAGGGCGTCCGCGACGGCGGGGTGGTGGCCGGCCGGGCCGTGCGCGCGCCAGGCGCGGCCGAGGTCGGGGAAGCGGTGCAGCTCGGTGGTGACGAGGGTGCGCAGGGCGCGGCCCTCCTCGTCGGCGCGCACGGCCCGGGCCCAGGCGCGCCCGGCCTCGGTGAGGGCGGCGCGCAGGTCCTCGGCGTCGGCGAGCCGGGAGAGGTCCGGGCCGTCGGCGTCCCCCTGCAGCGGCTCGTCGAGGGCGCCGGCGACGACGGCGGTGAAGAGGGCTTCCTTGCTGCCGAAGTGGTTGTAGACGGTCACCTTGGAGACGCCGGCCTCGGCGGCGATGGCGTCCATGCCGACGCCGAAGCCCTCGCGGAGGAAGAGCTCGCGGGCGGCCCGGATGACGGCCTGCCGCTTGCGGGCGGCGCGGGGGCCGGTGGGGGCGGGCTTGGGATCCATGCGGGGAGCCTAGCAAGGGAACTGTACTCTTGAGTTCAACTGTACTGTGCCGTACAGTTCAGTTATGCCCAGGACACACACCGCCCTACCCACCCCTGCCCACGTCCGCCCGCGCCGCTGGACGGCCCTCGCGCTGATCTGCGCGGCCCAGTTCATGCTGATCCTCGACGTCACCGTCGTGAACGTCGCGCTGCCCGCCGTCGCCGCCGACCTGGACCTCGGGCGTACGGCCCTGACCTGGGTCGTCACCGCGTACACCCTCTGCTTCGGCGGCCTGATGCTCCTCGGCGGACGGCTCGCCGACGCCCTCGGCGCCCGCCGGGTCCTCCTCACCGGCCTCGCCCTCTTCACCGCCGCCTCACTGGCCTGCGGCCTCGCCCCGAACGCCGCCGTCCTGCTCTCCGGCCGGGTGATCCAGGGCATCGGCGCCGCACTCCTCTCCCCGGCGGCCCTCGCCCTCGTCACGACCACCTTCCACGGCCCCGAACGGGCCAGGGCCCTCGGCGTCTGGGCGGCCGTCGGCGGCACCGGCTCCGCCGTCGGCGTCCTCCTCGGCGGCGCCCTCACGGCCGGCCCGGGCTGGCCCTGGATCTTCTACGTGAACGTCCCGACGGGCCTGGCGCTGCTCGCCGTACTCCCGAAACTGCTCCCGAAGGACACGGGCACGACAGGGGCCGGGCACCTGGACGTCCCGGGAGCCCTCCTGGTCACCGCGGCCACGGGCGCGCTGCTCTACGGCCTGGTCGGGGCGGGC
The DNA window shown above is from Streptomyces vietnamensis and carries:
- the pip gene encoding prolyl aminopeptidase, which gives rise to MHPVTAPYDQGLLDVGDGNRIHWEVSGNPDGKPALVVHGGPGSGSSPGSRRWFDPEAYRIVLFDQRGCGRSTPHASDPAADLSVNTTAHLVADMERLREHLGVEKWLLYGGSWGSTLILAYAEAYPERVSEIVIAAVTTTRRSETAWLYEGVGRFFPEAHERFRAGAEHAADLVGEYAARMNHPDRAVREKAAADWCAWEDAVLSPEGMGTPYTDRVDDTRLGFVRICSHYFAHGAFLEEGALIRDAHRLAGIPGVLIHGRLDMGGPLTTAWELARAWPDAELHVVERSGHLGGEETGGLILAALDRFAKNGSTKG
- a CDS encoding RBBP9/YdeN family alpha/beta hydrolase: MTTYLILHGFQNRRPPAHWQHWLAGQLRERGHEVRYPQLPAPDAPDLDAWLDALEEHGQRPAEGEFVVLAHSLSVLLWLRAGARRPDADRVLLVAPPSPQVTASIPEIAAFADGLDLTEAGLKARLVYGDGDPYCPEGADLHYGIPLGLDLDLVPDGEHLNPDSGYGEWPSVLEWCEDPTVRVRGNVNP
- a CDS encoding TetR/AcrR family transcriptional regulator; protein product: MSTENPQSGDRSRDRSGDGAAVPVLSLLPTVDAPAPERADAARNRRRILDAAARIVAEEGPDAVTMNQVAHASGIGVGTVYRRFGDVSQLLWALLDERERLFQEAYMSGPPPLGPGAPAAERLDAFLDALVDRVASQRALLLAAHSAAPRARYHSGAYRVMHTHMALLIGRLRPGSDSTLLAHLALAPFSPDVMHHLTVEQELPADRLKAGVRELLTLRS
- the wrbA gene encoding NAD(P)H:quinone oxidoreductase; protein product: MSVKVAVIYYSATGSVHQLAQAVAEGAEKAGAEVRLRRVPELAPDAAIDANPAWRAHVDATGDVEIATLDDLEWADAYALGSPTRFGNVSAQLKQYVDTTGGLWQRGVMADKPATAFTSAHNVHGGNESTLLALYNTFHHWGSVIVSPGFTDPAVYAAGGNPYGTAHPGANGAPAEEVLAAARYQGARLTRIAKRLQGLADD
- a CDS encoding metal-sensitive transcriptional regulator, producing the protein MELDLAGAELKAVLNRLRRAQGQISGVIRMIEEGRDCEEVVTQLAAASRALDRAGFAIIATGLQQCLTDIEGGRKNGEDPEAMRARLEKLFLSLA
- a CDS encoding TetR/AcrR family transcriptional regulator produces the protein MDPKPAPTGPRAARKRQAVIRAARELFLREGFGVGMDAIAAEAGVSKVTVYNHFGSKEALFTAVVAGALDEPLQGDADGPDLSRLADAEDLRAALTEAGRAWARAVRADEEGRALRTLVTTELHRFPDLGRAWRAHGPAGHHPAVADALRALADRGRLAIPDLEVAVLQLYSLLVFPQMVFEQYGTELTEELSERLVVDGVEMFLRRYAP